The segment TTTTTACCAAAAACTCATCAAGTCTCGCTGACCCCACACCATCAACGCACCAGAAATTGCCATTGTAGCAAGAACGACCTGCCGAAACTGTTGCTCGCTCATTTTGCTAAGAACGTACTGACCGAGGTAGTTTGCCGGCGCTGCTGCTAACCCAATCACCAAACCATATCCAAGATACTCTGGAGTCAAAGCGCCTAAAGCTGCATAAGTTACCATTTTGGCAATATGAACAACCACCACATTGGTCGATTTTGTGGCGATCATCTCTTCTTTGACCAAGCCATAGTTCAGGTAAAGCGGATTCATCACCGGCCCGCTACTTCCAATAATTCCAGAAACAAACGCATATACTAAGCCGGCGGGTAAGAAATGCCACGATCTGACGGTAAAAATACGTTCTTTTTTGCCAAAACCGAAGCTAAAAACCGTAATCACCAAAAACAGGCCGATTAACAGTTGCAGCCAATCGAGATGGATTTTGGTAAAAGCATACGCGCCGGCAACCGCCCCAACAATCGCACCCGGTAAATACCAAAACGTCACAACCCAGTTGATATGCCGCCAAAACAGAAAAATCCGTTGGGAGTTTCCCAGCAGCATTCCCGTTGTGAGGGTTGGCGCTAAGGCTTGGGAACCCAAGAGAAAATTAACCAGCGGAATCAGCACCAAAGGACTGCCACCACCAGCCAAGGTGCTGATGAACCAAGAAGCGAAACTGACTAAAGCCAGGAAAAGAACGGGCATGGGCGCGTTAGCAGGAAAGGTTAAATATTGGTTAATTGTCGCACTTTTACCTATTTTGGGAAGGGTGGCAGTGGCGTTCCGGATTTGCCGGAAATGGGGCTGAATCAACAGGGAATTGTGCTGTACCTGTTGATTGCAGGCGATCCTACACTTGAGTGCTCGCCTTGTAGGCTGCACTCTTTAGACGGTGTCTGAGATAATCACAAGAAATAAAACCTTGTGGTGTAAGCGAGTGAATAACATTCCCCCTCTTGACCTAGCCCAACAGTACGAAACCATCAGTGAAGAAGTCAGTAAAGCTGTCTTAGGGGTACTCGCCTCTGGCCGTTACATTGGCGGACCGTTGGTGGAAGGTTTTGAGCAGCAGTTTGCCGCCTATGTGGGTGTGTCTGAATGTGTGGCGTGCAACTCTGGTACAGATGCCCTCTATCTGGCCCTGAAAGCTCTAAAAATCGGCCCTGGGGATGAGGTGATTACAACGCCTTTCACATTTTTTGCCACGGCTGAGGTCATCAGTGACGCCGGCGCGACGCCGGTGTTTGTGGATATTGACCCGCAAACTTACAACCTTGATCTCAATCAGCTTTCAGCCGCGATCACCGGCAAGACGCGGGCGATTGTGCCGGTACACTTGTTTGGGCAGCCGGTGAATATGACTGAATTGATGGAAATTGCCCAGCATCACGGGTTGGCAGTGATTGAAGACTGTGCTCAAGCCACCGGCGCTGAATGGGCAGGCCAAAAAGTTGGTAGCATTGGTCATATTGGTTGCTTCAGTTTCTTTCCCACCAAAAATCTGGGTGCTTGTGGCGATGGTGGCGCACTGACAACCAACGATCCTCAAATCGCCGCTGAAGTTCGGGCGCTGAAGGAACACGGCCAGAAAAGGCGCTACTATTACGAAGAAATTGGCATGAACAGCCGGCTTGATACTATACAAGCTGCAATTCTTCAAATTAAGCTGCGCTATCTTGATAATTGGAATAACCAGCGTCGAGCGGTTGCGGCGCTTTATGACCAACTGTTGAGTCCGATTCCCAGCATCATTCGCCCTCTAGAACTGTCTGAGGGGCGCGGAGTTTGGAATCAGTACACCATTCGCATCCCTCAAGCGTCGCCAACGGGTGCCGGTCGCGACCACGTGCGAGAGCGACTACAGCAGTTGGGCGTTAGTTCAATGGTCTATTATCCCCTGCCTTTGCATCTGCAACCAGTTTACAAAGAATTGGGTTATCAGGCCGGCCAGCTGCCGGTGAGCGAACAGGTTGCGACAGAGGTCTTATCCTTGCCGATGTTCCCAGAACTTTCACCGGCACAGCAAACTCAGGTCGTCTACAGCCTTAAAGATTGCTTGACACCGCCGGCAGAAAGTGCAGGCGCGTGAAAAATTGAGTGAGAAGATACAAGTACAAAGTGAAATGTGATAAACTAAACTAGCAGAAACTTCACACTAGATAATGGCAACTCAGTATTATCACGCTTCACTTTTCACTCTTCACTCTCTACGATAAATGTGAGGATCAGCCGGTTAGAAACCCTCTGGCAATTAGGCGAAAGAGCCGGCTGAGGTATTATATACCTTACACCCCCCTACAAAATCTCAATCGTAGTAATCTCGATATGAGTTTTATCGGGCTGTCCGCAACCGCCACGAAGAGAGGCCAGCACTCCTCTTTCAGCCGCCATCAATTGTTTGCTGGGCATTCTATAGGAGAAAAAACCCGTGGAAACGATACAACTTGTAGATGACGTTGTCAAAGATTTAGAACGTATTGAAAATTTAACCAAAGTCAAAAAACTCCTGTTATGCGCTAGTAAAAATACATGGGAGAATGACCAAAAAAAGCTCGAAGCCATTCAATTATCCACTTTAGTTAAAGACGTTCACGAAATTGCCCCAACTTATGGCCAGCTTAAATCGGTTCTAATTCAAGTTGTCAAAAAGCTGAATAAAAAAGTTCAGTATTTCATGCTGGCTAATACGCTGATTCAAAAATTAAATAAACTGTATCCAGAAAATTTGGCGTCAAGAAAACGGATACGCACGCAATTAAAACAACTCAAAAAAGGAGTCAAATATCCCTACGATTTGTACGATTTAAAATTTAAAGTTGCCAGAAATTCAACCCTAAGACGCGCAAAAGTTCTGGTATTTTCCGCCCTGAATTATAAATTTGCCTACAGCACCCAAGACTGGGCAACGCTTGATTCACTGGAATTTGATGAGATCGTCAGAGCCTTGTTTTATTCTTGTGAAACTCCAGAAGATTTAGAATTTAGATTGTATGGGACAGCAGCCTGCTTGGATGAACCAGACAAGCAGATCGGCACGGCGGGAATCATCGTTGACTGTCTGCTGCCTTACTATCAATATCTGCAAAAAGGACGGGATATTACTGACGATGCGGATGAGGATGAACCTACCGCAATAGATTTAAAAGCTCAGGACAACCGTTCCTCAGAAAACTACCTGGCGCTGCCACTAAACAGCAAAGATGCTTATGAGGATGATGATGAGGATGACAGTTGTAACTACGGCTTCTTAAATATTCCAGAATTTCCCTTGGGGACTGAGGATGCAGAAGGGAGAATTAGTGACACCATTAAAAAGCAACTCGAACTGGAAGCGGCTGTTAAGGGATTGGTAGAACAGCGAGTGAGTGAGGTGATGGCTGTCATTGAAAACAGCGTCCGGGACTTAGAAACTTATTTGGAGCAAAACTTAGAAGAAGGCAATTTTCAAGGCTCTGTCCCGCTAAAATATCATAGCCTGAAGAGTTTTGTAAAAACCGTTCAATTCCAGTCCTCAAAATATCTGGAAATCTTACAAACTCTAGAAGAAAATGAAAGAAGAGCTGGAAAAAGCGTGTAAATAAAGCTGTTCTCACAAGCATTCATCCTGTCCATCGCGGATGAATGCTTTGTGTTTGAAAAGATGTATCGCCATGCAGGAATTTTGAAGTGAAGAAATTCATTGAAAATTCCCGCATTTTGTCATTTTTCCAAAAAAAATGCAGTTTTTGCCGCAGTCCCTGAATTAGGTAGATTCATGCCAGATTTTGATGTGATTGTCATTGGCACCGGCATTGGCGGCTTAGTGGCTGGGGCGATGCTAGCTCGCTATGGTAAAACTGTGGTGGTCTGCGAAAGCCACACAGTCGCGGGTGGCGCAGCACATGGCTTTCACCGGCAGGGATTTCACTTTGACACCGGCCCATCATTTTACTGCGGCTTGTCAGGCCGGCAAAGTCTGAACCCGCTGCGGCAAGTGCTAGAAGTTTTGGGAGAATCCCTGGAAACCGTTCCTTACGAACCGCTGGGTCATTACCACTTTCCAAATTTCACGCTGCCGGTGTATTCTGATTCAGAACGTTACCGGCAAGCAGTCGCCCAGATTACTCCCCAAGGTGCGCGGGAATTAGAGCGCTTTGAGAAGCGTCTCTTAACTCTCTACGATGCGCTGAAAGATATCCCCACCTTGGCACTGCGGGCGGATTGGCAAATGCTGCCGGCTTTGCTGCGATATTGGCCGGCTTTATTAAAGTTGCTGCCTCAAATTGGCGTGATCCAAGGTTCTGCCGGCCAGATTATGGATCGGGATGTTACTGACGCGCAAGTGCGGCAACTGATTGATTTGGAATGCTTTTTGCTTTCGGGTTTAAAAGCACACGGAACCATTGCGCCGGAAGTGGCGTTCATGTTTGGGGAACGCAACCGCTGGGGCGTTGAATATCCAGTCGGAGGAAGTACCGCCATTGTTGACGCATTGGTGCGAGGATTGGAACGCTGGGGAGGCAGGCTGCGGCTGAAAACTCATGTCGAGCAAATTTTAGTAGAATCGGGTCGGGCGGTGGGTGTGCGGTTGCGATCGGGTGAAGTGATCCACGCGCCAATTGTTATTTCTAACGCCACAATTTGGGATACTTACACCCATCTGCTTAAACTCGAAGACTTGCCGGCATCTTATCGGCGCGATGCCCTGGAAACGCCGGCTGTGGAAAGCTTCATGCACTTACATCTCGGCATCCGGGGTGAGGGTTTGGAGGCGTTAACGGGTCATCATGTCGTTGTTCACGACAGCAACCTCGATATCGCCACACCCGGAAATACCTGCATGATTTCCATTCCCAGTGTTTGGGATTCCCAACTCGCGCCGGCAGGACACCATCTGGTTCATGCTTATACTTTGGAACCTTATGCCGGTTGGCAGCGAGATAGCGGTTATCAGGAACGCAAACAACTGAAAGCGCAACCTTTGTTTCAGGCTGTGGAACGGGTGATCCCAGACTTGCGGCAACGCATTACCCTGGAAATGAGCGGGACGCCGGTGACACACGCCAAGTATTTGCGCCGCTATCAAGGCACTTACGGGCCGGCAATTGCGGCTGGCAAGGGGATGTTTCCTGGCTTGCACACGCCGATTGCCGGTTTGTACCGAGTGGGAGACAGCACGATGCCCGGTATTGGCGTTCCAGCGGTTGCCGCTTCTGGTATTTTGTGCGCCAATACTTTGGTGAATCCTGAACAAACTGGGAAGTTGTTGGGCTTGTAATTTTGGGTGGTTATGAGGTCAAGATTTTGGAAGTTGCAACTGTCCTGAGATTTGAGAACTCAAAACAGTTGCAACTCCCCACTCAAGACTCAACCGCCGGCGGCAAATGCGCTCATAATCGCGATGGATAGCGCTAAACCGGGTAGCAGCAGTATTCCTAACATTAACAGGTCGTGTGATGACATAATTCTGCAAAATGACAGTATAAGACCGGGCAAAGCCCTTGGTTTCTAGATTAGCACTCTCTCCATTATCAGGTTGGATTTGTTGAGAGTGTTGTTGGGTTAAAGAGTTTTTGATTTTACTGGATTTGCCTTTTAATTTTATCAATTTTAACCTTTATTTCCAATTTCCTCTTGTTGCGGGTGAGGCCGGTTAAAGGTAAAATTGATCAATAAATGCTAAGATATGGCAGTTTTCAATACTTGATATATAACGTTTCAAACAGAAAGTTTAAACAGTTATTTTGTTAGATTAATTTAAGAAGAGAAGGCGATAAATGGGTTGGGCCGCGCAACACCGGCACGAATTTAAGACGTTGGGTTAAAACCCTCTGTTTCACTTCGCCCAACCTACATCTATTTAGCAAATAGATAAATAATTAGGTGACAGATCAGAAAATTGCCTGTCACCGGATAAGCTAGGCTCCCCCAAGCGGTGTCTGCCTTCTTGTTCCCCAAAACCCCTTAAAGTCTCTTGTGGGGTGAATGACAACTGAAGATTATTTAACAGCAGTTCATATTCAACGACGAACACATTCATTCTTAAGCTGGCAATAATTTGTTTGCCGGCATACGTCGCTTCTAAATGACGCAGTCCCTCTTGAATGTAAGAATCCACTACATTCCAGAAAAAGTTAGGAAAGCCGGCACGCAAGTCCCCAGGATGGCGATAACCCAAGATTTTATTAGTGCCGGTTTCTTCAAATTCATAAAAGAGTGCCGGCAATTTGTCTAAATAGCGCGGATCGCTTAACTGACCGATGAGATCGGCTGCCCGAACTAAGCCGGGAAAGTCAACCGTATCTTTATGATCTGCATCATTTGGCACAGGAAAGCGTGTCAGCTCAATATTACGTTTAATTGCTTGAACATCAATGAAATCGCGCCCAGAAAAATGCTCCTCGATAAACAGTTTTCCTCGATCTACATGATAAGGAGTGAGACTGGCATCTGTTGAACTTGGAGGCAGAGAAATCATTTCATCGCCTATGCCGGTTGCAAATAATCTTTCTTTGCTTCTATCTTGCCGGCAAACCCCCTTAACGTAACCAATATCATGGCACAATAAAGAAATAATCGTCTGTAACCAGTCTTCACAAGAAACATTTCCTTCCCGAAGCTGCTTGCCCCGTAGGATTTCCTGCCCCACTAAGGTGACGATCACAGTGTGTTCAACGTTATGATAAAGGGCGTTGCTATTGGCAAGGTTTTCTAAAGCGAGATTGGCAACCCAGCCGAGCATTTCTGCATACTTCGGCTTAATATTTCCGTAAGTTTTACGGTAGCCGGCTTGCAAGCTTTCTGCGAAAGTTTTAATAAGTACGTCTGTGGGATTAAACATCTTTACAACCCTGAATAAACAGCAACCTGAACGCCTAACTTTAGCACACCCTTATTTATCTTTTTTAGCGTTCCTTCATTTTTAAACTCATGAATCTGGCTTTCCTACTTTTTTAGTATGGTTCAGGCTTCACGAAATTGTAACCAGAAAATCTCAGAATTTTAGTCAAGAAAATTTTCTACCTTGCGCTTTCGCTTCTTAAAACCTCATAAAACCTCATAAAAACTTGTAAAATTACCAAAAAACCTATGTTTGAGTTAAATAAGCAGTATCTTTGAAGCATGGCTTAGAATCGCGGCACAACCGGCAAGCGACAAGGCTCAGCAACCTTGTGGAGTGCGATCTAGACAGAGTCAGAAAACACTGAAATGGAAAAACCCCACTCTCACTCGCTCCCTACCTTGCCTGAGGGATGACGTGAATTCTATAATTTAGATTAATATTTTCTTCAATTCAGCCGGCAATATGGATTGTAAAGAAGCCTTAGAATTTGCAGACAACTTAATTTATGCCAGCACCGGCAAGCACCTTAACGATCTAGAAAGAGAAGTGTTTACCGGCTCTTGGCAAGGACAAACCTATGAGGAAATTTACCCAATTAATCCTGAATATGTAGAAAAATATGTCGGTTATAAATTGTGGCAAAAGCTTTCTGATACTTTAGGAGAAAAAGTCACTAAAAAAAAGGTAAAAGGAGCGCTAGAAAGAGCCATTGAGCGACAAGGAAAGTCGGGAAATCAGCTTGTTAAAAAAGTTTTTATCAGTTATCGTAGCCAAGAACCGGATTCGTCTTTAGCGGCGCAATTTTGTGAAGCGATCTCAGCGGCTGGACACAAAGCATTTATTACGAATTTGGGAGCAAGTTCTCCGGGTTCTATTCAGCCGGCAGAAGATTGGCTATCTCAGCTTGACTCACAACTCAAAGAGTGTGACTGTTTTTTGCTGCTACTGTCCCCACAAGCAGCCGTGAGTGAAATGGTCATTGAAGAGTTGCAGCGGGCGCGACAGTTGCGGGACTCTCGCCACAAT is part of the Microcoleus sp. FACHB-68 genome and harbors:
- a CDS encoding NAD(P)/FAD-dependent oxidoreductase, with the translated sequence MPDFDVIVIGTGIGGLVAGAMLARYGKTVVVCESHTVAGGAAHGFHRQGFHFDTGPSFYCGLSGRQSLNPLRQVLEVLGESLETVPYEPLGHYHFPNFTLPVYSDSERYRQAVAQITPQGARELERFEKRLLTLYDALKDIPTLALRADWQMLPALLRYWPALLKLLPQIGVIQGSAGQIMDRDVTDAQVRQLIDLECFLLSGLKAHGTIAPEVAFMFGERNRWGVEYPVGGSTAIVDALVRGLERWGGRLRLKTHVEQILVESGRAVGVRLRSGEVIHAPIVISNATIWDTYTHLLKLEDLPASYRRDALETPAVESFMHLHLGIRGEGLEALTGHHVVVHDSNLDIATPGNTCMISIPSVWDSQLAPAGHHLVHAYTLEPYAGWQRDSGYQERKQLKAQPLFQAVERVIPDLRQRITLEMSGTPVTHAKYLRRYQGTYGPAIAAGKGMFPGLHTPIAGLYRVGDSTMPGIGVPAVAASGILCANTLVNPEQTGKLLGL
- a CDS encoding sulfite exporter TauE/SafE family protein, giving the protein MPVLFLALVSFASWFISTLAGGGSPLVLIPLVNFLLGSQALAPTLTTGMLLGNSQRIFLFWRHINWVVTFWYLPGAIVGAVAGAYAFTKIHLDWLQLLIGLFLVITVFSFGFGKKERIFTVRSWHFLPAGLVYAFVSGIIGSSGPVMNPLYLNYGLVKEEMIATKSTNVVVVHIAKMVTYAALGALTPEYLGYGLVIGLAAAPANYLGQYVLSKMSEQQFRQVVLATMAISGALMVWGQRDLMSFW
- a CDS encoding Npun_R2479 family HD domain-containing metalloprotein, which gives rise to MFNPTDVLIKTFAESLQAGYRKTYGNIKPKYAEMLGWVANLALENLANSNALYHNVEHTVIVTLVGQEILRGKQLREGNVSCEDWLQTIISLLCHDIGYVKGVCRQDRSKERLFATGIGDEMISLPPSSTDASLTPYHVDRGKLFIEEHFSGRDFIDVQAIKRNIELTRFPVPNDADHKDTVDFPGLVRAADLIGQLSDPRYLDKLPALFYEFEETGTNKILGYRHPGDLRAGFPNFFWNVVDSYIQEGLRHLEATYAGKQIIASLRMNVFVVEYELLLNNLQLSFTPQETLRGFGEQEGRHRLGEPSLSGDRQFSDLSPNYLSIC
- a CDS encoding aminotransferase class I/II-fold pyridoxal phosphate-dependent enzyme — encoded protein: MNNIPPLDLAQQYETISEEVSKAVLGVLASGRYIGGPLVEGFEQQFAAYVGVSECVACNSGTDALYLALKALKIGPGDEVITTPFTFFATAEVISDAGATPVFVDIDPQTYNLDLNQLSAAITGKTRAIVPVHLFGQPVNMTELMEIAQHHGLAVIEDCAQATGAEWAGQKVGSIGHIGCFSFFPTKNLGACGDGGALTTNDPQIAAEVRALKEHGQKRRYYYEEIGMNSRLDTIQAAILQIKLRYLDNWNNQRRAVAALYDQLLSPIPSIIRPLELSEGRGVWNQYTIRIPQASPTGAGRDHVRERLQQLGVSSMVYYPLPLHLQPVYKELGYQAGQLPVSEQVATEVLSLPMFPELSPAQQTQVVYSLKDCLTPPAESAGA